A genomic region of Pseudomonas abietaniphila contains the following coding sequences:
- a CDS encoding glutaredoxin family protein yields MPPECQLFGTLGCHLCEIAEAELMPLVEHGLLVELIDIAESEAMNDAYGLRIPVLRRTDTGAELDWPFDTGQVVMFLR; encoded by the coding sequence ATGCCGCCGGAATGCCAACTGTTCGGTACGCTGGGTTGTCACTTGTGCGAAATCGCCGAGGCTGAGCTGATGCCCTTGGTCGAGCATGGTCTGCTGGTGGAATTGATCGATATCGCGGAAAGCGAAGCCATGAACGATGCCTATGGCCTGCGGATTCCGGTGTTGCGGCGCACTGACACCGGTGCCGAACTGGACTGGCCGTTCGACACCGGGCAGGTGGTGATGTTTTTGCGTTAG
- a CDS encoding DMT family transporter, with the protein MAQASNLQHRRIEKASSGWLNGLIGVIIFSGSLPATRIAVLEFAPVFLTVARASIAGVVALCMLMLLKQKRPETSHLFPLFIVAMGVVVGFPLLTALALQYVTSAHSIVFVGLLPLATAAFAVLRGGERPRPVFWVFSTLGSAVVVGFAVSQGLTASPVGDLLMLVAILVCGLGYAEGAKLSKTLGGWQVICWALILSLPVMLTLTGFTAPPSLAHISLPAWLSLGYVSLFSMLIGFVFWYRGLVQGGTAAVGQLQLLQPFFGLALAATLLHEQVSLGMLAVTVAVILCVAGARRFSR; encoded by the coding sequence ATGGCACAGGCATCGAACCTGCAGCACCGCCGCATCGAAAAGGCATCGAGTGGATGGCTCAACGGACTGATCGGCGTGATCATCTTCAGCGGGTCGTTGCCGGCAACCCGCATTGCGGTATTGGAGTTCGCGCCAGTCTTTCTGACCGTCGCCCGCGCCTCCATCGCGGGCGTCGTGGCGCTATGCATGCTCATGCTGCTGAAGCAGAAGCGCCCTGAAACGTCACACTTGTTCCCCTTGTTCATCGTCGCCATGGGTGTGGTGGTCGGCTTTCCCCTGCTGACCGCCTTGGCATTGCAATACGTAACCTCGGCGCACTCGATCGTCTTTGTCGGCCTGCTGCCGTTGGCCACGGCGGCCTTTGCCGTGTTGCGGGGTGGCGAGCGCCCGAGGCCGGTGTTTTGGGTGTTTTCGACACTGGGCAGCGCAGTGGTGGTGGGCTTTGCCGTGTCGCAGGGGCTAACGGCCTCGCCCGTCGGCGACCTGTTGATGCTGGTGGCGATTCTAGTGTGCGGGCTCGGCTACGCCGAAGGCGCGAAGCTCTCGAAGACACTGGGCGGATGGCAGGTGATCTGCTGGGCACTGATTTTGTCACTGCCGGTCATGCTGACCCTGACCGGGTTCACCGCGCCGCCTTCGCTGGCGCACATTTCGCTGCCCGCCTGGCTCAGCCTGGGCTACGTGTCGCTGTTCAGTATGCTGATCGGGTTTGTGTTCTGGTACCGGGGTCTGGTGCAGGGTGGGACCGCCGCCGTCGGACAGCTTCAATTGTTGCAACCGTTTTTTGGATTGGCCCTGGCCGCGACGCTGCTGCATGAGCAGGTCAGCCTCGGCATGCTGGCGGTGACCGTCGCCGTGATTCTGTGTGTGGCGGGTGCGCGACGGTTTTCCCGCTGA
- a CDS encoding acyltransferase family protein, translating into MERIYSLQGLRGVAVLGVVLFHMTAVEHKYSGGDILLPPFLDFFQLGVDLFFIVSGFVMVIVSRGRFQSVAESKRFLFNRVSRIYPTYWLYYGLTLAMLLVQPGMVNSTHGSSNLLMSFLLLPNDKVLLVMVAWSLLFELWFYLVFTGLMCFRERWLPAFLVGWAAVLLTFNSLQNWQDYSPALQIMLHPYGLEFIAGVALALLFYSRHSAKIPTSLVGAALVAALLPGIGLIGYFRLFDGVGMLRMLAVSAVFGTLILGMALLERRRHLRMPAVLVAVGDMSYTVYLSHLLVLGVIGRVWQMVGARPDSLLDNVLFSALMMTAVLCYGWVGYRCFEKPVLDRSNDFSRRRFRLDGISGRA; encoded by the coding sequence ATGGAACGCATTTATTCCCTTCAAGGGCTGAGGGGCGTCGCCGTGTTGGGCGTGGTGCTCTTTCACATGACCGCGGTGGAACACAAATATTCAGGCGGGGACATTCTGTTGCCGCCTTTCCTGGATTTCTTCCAGCTCGGTGTCGATCTGTTCTTTATTGTCAGTGGCTTCGTCATGGTGATCGTCAGCCGGGGGCGGTTCCAGAGCGTTGCCGAGTCAAAGCGTTTTTTGTTCAACCGCGTGTCGCGCATCTACCCGACCTATTGGCTGTATTACGGTCTGACACTGGCGATGCTTCTGGTGCAACCGGGCATGGTCAACAGCACCCACGGCTCGTCGAACCTGCTGATGTCATTCCTGTTGCTGCCCAACGATAAAGTGCTGCTGGTAATGGTGGCCTGGTCGCTGCTGTTCGAGCTGTGGTTCTACTTGGTGTTCACCGGCCTCATGTGCTTTCGCGAACGTTGGCTGCCTGCGTTTCTTGTCGGCTGGGCAGCGGTGCTGCTGACCTTCAATAGCTTGCAGAATTGGCAGGACTACAGCCCGGCCTTGCAAATCATGCTGCACCCCTATGGGCTTGAGTTCATCGCGGGCGTTGCGCTGGCGTTGCTGTTTTACAGTCGTCACAGCGCAAAGATTCCGACGTCGCTCGTCGGTGCTGCGCTGGTTGCCGCGTTGCTGCCGGGTATTGGACTGATTGGCTACTTCCGGTTGTTCGACGGCGTGGGCATGCTGCGGATGTTGGCGGTGAGTGCGGTGTTCGGCACGCTGATCTTGGGGATGGCGCTGTTGGAGCGTCGTCGGCACCTTCGAATGCCTGCTGTTCTGGTCGCGGTGGGGGACATGTCCTATACCGTGTACCTGTCGCATCTGCTGGTGCTGGGTGTGATCGGGCGTGTCTGGCAAATGGTTGGCGCGCGGCCTGACTCGCTGTTGGACAATGTGCTGTTCTCGGCGCTGATGATGACGGCGGTGTTGTGCTACGGCTGGGTCGGCTATCGCTGTTTCGAAAAACCGGTGCTGGACCGCTCCAACGATTTTTCCAGACGGCGCTTCAGGCTCGACGGCATTTCAGGGCGGGCCTAA
- a CDS encoding phage holin family protein produces MTPGTGPSETDHTSSPRRLGAAFLGLLHSHVELFGIELQEQKARTVSLLLFAGLALVFALLLLIGLSALLLILVWDSYRLAGIIGLCAFYTLAALFCAMRLKAAIFDESSPFHSTLEELANDRERLMP; encoded by the coding sequence ATGACGCCGGGAACAGGTCCATCCGAGACCGATCACACGTCCTCGCCGCGCCGTCTGGGCGCGGCATTTCTGGGTCTGCTGCACAGCCATGTCGAGCTTTTCGGCATTGAATTGCAGGAACAGAAAGCCCGCACCGTCAGCTTGTTGTTGTTCGCCGGGCTGGCGTTGGTGTTCGCCCTTCTGCTGCTCATCGGGCTGTCGGCATTGCTTTTGATCCTGGTGTGGGACAGCTACCGTCTGGCCGGCATCATCGGCCTGTGCGCGTTCTATACGCTTGCCGCACTGTTCTGTGCCATGCGTTTAAAGGCAGCGATTTTCGATGAGTCTTCACCCTTCCATTCCACGCTGGAAGAACTGGCCAATGACCGCGAGCGACTGATGCCATGA
- a CDS encoding PLP-dependent aminotransferase family protein produces MPRARYKSIVDRFASEIASGALPPGTRLPTHRQLAEQQGLALVTASRVYAELEAMGLISGETGRGTFVREIALPLSHGVDQQATAAGMLDLNFNYPALPGQAELLRGGLRQLALSGDLEALLRYQPHAGRGHERACIARHLGDRGLTVEPEELLIVSGAQHGLATVVMALLKPGDVVAVDALTYSGFKVIAEAYRLELVPIPLTDHGPDLEGLERLCHKRRIKAVYTMPTLHNPMGWVMELPWRERLVSIARTHGLMLIEDAAYAFLADEPPAPLRALAPELTVYVSGFSKNIATGLRVGYVVAPLQWVPAMERAIRATTWNTPGVMTALVCGWIEDGTVARLEAQKRDDARHRQKLATKALAGLEIISHPSSYFLWLPLPEEVRADQVAVALLSENIAVSTAEPFAISSPVPHAIRLALGSLELEALVQALHKVRQVIGNFAW; encoded by the coding sequence ATGCCTCGTGCCCGCTACAAATCCATCGTCGACCGCTTCGCGAGCGAGATCGCATCCGGTGCGCTGCCGCCCGGCACACGTTTACCCACTCACCGACAGCTCGCCGAGCAGCAGGGGCTGGCGCTGGTGACAGCCTCGAGGGTCTACGCGGAGCTGGAAGCGATGGGCCTGATCAGTGGCGAAACAGGGCGCGGAACGTTCGTGCGGGAAATCGCACTGCCGCTCAGTCATGGCGTTGATCAACAGGCCACTGCTGCAGGCATGCTGGACCTCAATTTCAACTACCCGGCATTGCCGGGTCAGGCCGAGTTGCTGCGTGGCGGTTTGCGGCAGTTGGCGTTGTCGGGCGATCTAGAAGCCTTGCTCCGCTATCAACCGCACGCCGGACGAGGGCACGAGCGCGCCTGTATCGCCCGGCATCTGGGTGACCGAGGGCTGACGGTCGAGCCAGAGGAACTGCTGATCGTCAGTGGCGCGCAGCATGGACTGGCCACTGTGGTCATGGCGTTGTTAAAGCCGGGGGATGTGGTGGCGGTCGATGCGCTGACGTATTCCGGATTCAAGGTCATCGCCGAGGCGTATCGGCTGGAACTGGTGCCGATTCCGCTGACCGATCACGGCCCGGATCTGGAGGGTCTGGAGAGACTGTGTCACAAGCGACGGATCAAGGCTGTCTATACGATGCCGACCCTGCACAATCCCATGGGCTGGGTGATGGAGTTGCCGTGGCGCGAACGCTTGGTGAGTATCGCGCGGACTCATGGCTTGATGCTGATCGAGGACGCGGCCTACGCCTTTCTCGCCGACGAACCGCCGGCCCCCTTAAGGGCGTTGGCGCCGGAGCTCACGGTTTACGTTTCGGGTTTCTCCAAGAACATCGCCACCGGATTGCGGGTGGGGTATGTAGTCGCGCCGCTGCAATGGGTGCCCGCCATGGAGCGCGCGATCAGGGCGACCACCTGGAACACTCCGGGTGTCATGACGGCGCTGGTCTGCGGCTGGATCGAAGACGGCACGGTCGCCAGGTTGGAGGCGCAGAAACGCGACGATGCCCGGCACCGCCAGAAGCTGGCCACGAAGGCGCTGGCGGGGCTGGAAATTATCAGCCATCCGTCTTCGTATTTTCTGTGGCTGCCCTTGCCGGAGGAGGTGCGCGCCGATCAGGTGGCCGTTGCTCTGCTGTCGGAGAATATCGCTGTGTCGACCGCTGAGCCGTTCGCGATTTCCAGCCCGGTGCCCCATGCCATCCGTCTGGCACTTGGCTCCCTCGAACTGGAGGCCTTAGTGCAAGCCCTGCATAAAGTTCGCCAAGTCATCGGCAACTTTGCCTGGTGA
- a CDS encoding DMT family transporter — translation MNSSTPSHRHVIGMWLMASVALAFASHDTVSKVLILALPVIFVAWARYLIHTVLVTSVILRNRAKSGEKKVFHTQRPWLHLLRAVVLLADSLTFLFGLTHVPLAESTALVFLAPAFVTLLSPLLFGIKADRLQWLSVIVGFVGVLVVINPTGDGFSLWMLFPLATAFFFALYQLLTQLASESDSPWVCSFYVGVFSTALLSLAVPFFWVSPSASQWVLLLILGGMGLSAHFLISKAYQYASSSLLAPLGYLQIVFATGYGMLFFDSYPVMSSVFGMVLICLSGLLVYVKRASNALAN, via the coding sequence ATGAATTCTTCTACTCCTTCTCACCGTCATGTCATCGGTATGTGGTTGATGGCCAGCGTAGCACTGGCGTTTGCCAGTCACGACACGGTGTCCAAAGTCCTGATTCTTGCGCTTCCCGTGATATTCGTGGCGTGGGCCCGCTACCTGATTCACACGGTGCTGGTGACCAGTGTCATCCTCAGGAACCGGGCGAAGAGTGGGGAAAAGAAGGTTTTTCACACCCAACGTCCCTGGCTGCACCTGCTCAGGGCAGTGGTGCTGCTGGCCGACAGCCTGACCTTTTTATTCGGCCTCACCCATGTGCCGTTGGCGGAGTCGACAGCGCTGGTGTTTCTCGCGCCGGCCTTCGTCACACTCTTGTCGCCTTTGCTGTTCGGCATCAAGGCCGACCGCTTGCAGTGGCTGTCGGTGATCGTTGGCTTCGTGGGCGTCCTGGTGGTGATCAACCCGACGGGGGATGGCTTCTCGTTGTGGATGCTGTTTCCGCTGGCGACGGCGTTCTTCTTCGCGCTGTATCAACTGCTGACGCAACTGGCGAGCGAGTCTGACAGTCCCTGGGTGTGCAGCTTTTACGTCGGCGTGTTCAGCACCGCATTGCTGAGCCTTGCCGTGCCCTTTTTCTGGGTGTCGCCCAGTGCCTCGCAATGGGTGCTGCTGTTGATTCTCGGCGGCATGGGGTTGTCGGCGCACTTCCTGATTTCCAAGGCCTACCAGTACGCCTCGTCCTCATTGCTCGCGCCGCTGGGTTACTTGCAGATCGTGTTCGCAACCGGGTACGGCATGCTGTTTTTCGACAGTTACCCGGTCATGTCATCAGTGTTCGGCATGGTGCTGATCTGCCTGAGCGGATTGCTGGTGTACGTCAAGCGCGCATCGAACGCCCTGGCGAACTGA
- a CDS encoding pseudouridine synthase, whose protein sequence is MSEPVFTPAHRQASTLYLPPGPWLTVLDCLCERFSAIPREQWLDRIARGRVLDGEGNPIAVDLAYREGLRIHYFREVPNETPIPVQETILYADEHLVVADKPHFLPVTPAGEYVEQTLLRRLIRTLDNPDLVPLHRIDRHTAGLVLFSANKQTRSAYQALFPTRQIDKRYEAIARALPELEFPRVHKSRLVDGEPFFRMQEGEGQSNTETRIEVCEKNGELWRYGLYPVTGKKHQLRVHMAALGAGICNDPFYPEVIKDAADDYDKPLKLLAQGLRFVDPVNGQERIFESRITLDW, encoded by the coding sequence ATGTCCGAACCCGTTTTCACGCCCGCCCACCGTCAGGCCAGTACCCTTTATTTACCACCGGGACCGTGGCTGACGGTACTCGATTGCCTGTGCGAACGGTTCAGTGCCATCCCACGTGAGCAGTGGCTCGATCGTATTGCCCGTGGCCGCGTGCTGGACGGCGAGGGAAATCCGATTGCAGTGGACTTGGCGTACCGCGAGGGGCTGCGCATTCATTACTTCCGTGAAGTGCCCAACGAAACGCCGATCCCGGTGCAGGAGACGATCCTGTATGCCGATGAGCATCTGGTGGTCGCTGACAAGCCGCACTTTTTGCCGGTGACGCCCGCCGGCGAGTACGTCGAACAGACGCTGCTTCGACGCTTGATCCGCACGCTGGACAACCCGGACCTTGTGCCGCTGCACCGGATCGATCGACACACGGCGGGTCTGGTGTTGTTCTCCGCCAACAAGCAGACCCGTTCGGCTTATCAGGCCTTGTTTCCGACCCGTCAGATCGACAAGCGATACGAGGCCATTGCCCGTGCGCTGCCCGAACTTGAATTCCCGCGGGTGCACAAAAGCCGGCTGGTCGATGGCGAACCGTTCTTCCGCATGCAGGAAGGGGAAGGGCAGAGCAACACCGAAACCCGCATCGAAGTGTGCGAAAAAAATGGCGAATTGTGGCGCTATGGCCTGTACCCGGTGACGGGCAAGAAGCATCAGTTGCGGGTGCACATGGCGGCACTGGGAGCAGGGATCTGTAACGACCCGTTCTATCCCGAGGTGATCAAGGACGCGGCGGATGATTATGACAAACCATTGAAACTCCTGGCTCAGGGCTTGCGGTTTGTCGATCCGGTCAACGGCCAGGAGAGGATTTTCGAGAGCAGGATCACGCTGGATTGGTAA
- a CDS encoding LacI family DNA-binding transcriptional regulator, giving the protein MSVKETEKSGAVPRMADVAKLAGVSKMTVSRVLAGRDVSPSTTQRVQAAIDSLGYLPDASAGMLSSGRSEFVVALVPSLVSSNFADTVRGLNDVVSKQGLCLLLGDTDYHLEQEALLVRTLLRHRPLGVMLTGSSHLDSTRQMLRQAQVPVVETWDVPDDPIEQSVGFSNADAAATMVRHLHDKGYRRIAFIGGASMLDHRGQQRQRGYLIALSALGLEPRIIEHGESPITMSHGGESVALLLERWPDTDAVMCVSDLSAFGAIMECHRRGLDVPRDIAVAGFGDFEVSRYCTPSITTIAVDPYEIGRRAGELLLAGANARREGLPRPSEVVVTGYEILAREST; this is encoded by the coding sequence ATGAGTGTCAAGGAAACCGAAAAATCCGGCGCCGTGCCGCGAATGGCCGATGTCGCCAAACTGGCGGGCGTCTCCAAGATGACCGTGTCGCGGGTGCTGGCCGGTCGGGATGTGTCGCCCTCGACGACTCAACGGGTGCAAGCGGCGATCGACAGCCTCGGCTACTTGCCGGACGCCTCGGCCGGGATGCTGTCGAGCGGACGCTCCGAGTTCGTCGTCGCCCTGGTGCCTTCGCTGGTCAGCTCCAACTTCGCCGACACCGTGCGCGGCCTCAACGACGTGGTCAGCAAGCAGGGCTTGTGCCTGTTACTTGGCGACACCGATTACCACCTTGAACAGGAAGCGCTACTGGTCCGCACTCTGCTCCGGCATCGGCCGCTGGGGGTGATGCTCACCGGCAGCTCGCACCTGGACAGCACCCGGCAGATGCTGCGCCAAGCGCAAGTCCCGGTGGTCGAAACCTGGGACGTGCCGGACGACCCCATCGAACAGTCGGTGGGCTTTTCCAACGCCGACGCCGCCGCGACCATGGTTCGTCATCTGCACGACAAGGGGTACCGGCGCATCGCCTTCATCGGAGGCGCTTCGATGCTCGACCATCGCGGCCAACAGCGCCAGCGTGGTTACCTGATCGCGTTGAGCGCCTTGGGGCTGGAACCGCGGATCATCGAACATGGGGAATCGCCGATCACCATGAGTCATGGCGGCGAATCCGTGGCCCTGCTGCTTGAGAGGTGGCCCGACACAGACGCCGTGATGTGCGTGAGCGACCTGTCAGCCTTTGGCGCAATCATGGAATGTCACCGCCGTGGCCTGGACGTGCCGCGTGACATTGCGGTGGCCGGATTCGGCGACTTCGAAGTTTCACGTTATTGCACGCCCAGCATCACCACCATTGCGGTAGACCCTTATGAAATCGGCCGTCGGGCGGGTGAACTGCTGCTGGCGGGCGCCAACGCCCGCCGCGAAGGTCTGCCGCGACCGTCCGAAGTGGTGGTGACCGGGTACGAGATCCTGGCGCGGGAGAGCACCTGA
- a CDS encoding PQQ-dependent sugar dehydrogenase, with product MIVLRRCALLMTAAALLSACGESSKLPFQAGVGPKPQLPEPTSSVIPTLKVSKAVGWNGSDTPKAPDGFKVQALADNLQHPRWLYSLPNGDVLVAESNTPPKPEGVTDGGTGLMAWVKRTASGIVMSRVGAEAPSANRITILRDADGDGKAEVHKVFISGLMSPFGMALVGNELFIANADAIVKVPYTDGQTEISATPVKVTDLPAGLNHHWTKNIVANRDGSKLYVTVGSNSNVGENGLEAEEGRAAIWEVDVKSGQKRLFASGLRNPNGLIWKPGSDELWTVVNERDEIGSDLVPDYLTSVKDGAFYGWPWSYYGNHVDSRVQPSRPDMVAKAIAPDYALGTHVAPLGLTYSDARGMPQNFAEGVFVGEHGSWNRNPQAGYKVVFIGFKDGQPSGMPVDFLTGFLNADGEAQGRPVGVILDKQGSLLVADDVGNRVWRVSHGR from the coding sequence ATGATTGTGTTGCGCCGATGTGCACTGCTGATGACCGCTGCCGCGTTGCTCAGCGCCTGCGGTGAGTCTTCCAAATTACCTTTTCAAGCCGGTGTTGGCCCCAAACCGCAACTGCCCGAACCCACCAGTTCTGTCATCCCAACCTTGAAAGTGTCCAAGGCGGTGGGCTGGAACGGCAGCGATACGCCGAAAGCGCCGGACGGCTTCAAGGTTCAGGCGCTGGCGGACAATCTTCAGCACCCGCGCTGGCTGTACAGCCTTCCGAACGGCGACGTGCTGGTGGCTGAGAGCAACACGCCACCCAAGCCTGAGGGCGTCACCGATGGCGGGACGGGGTTGATGGCCTGGGTCAAGCGCACGGCGTCGGGCATTGTGATGAGCCGCGTCGGCGCCGAAGCCCCGAGTGCCAACCGCATCACGATCCTTCGTGACGCTGATGGGGATGGCAAGGCCGAGGTGCACAAGGTGTTCATCAGCGGGCTTATGTCGCCGTTCGGCATGGCGCTGGTGGGCAATGAGTTGTTCATCGCCAACGCCGACGCGATCGTCAAGGTGCCTTACACCGACGGCCAGACCGAGATCAGCGCCACACCGGTAAAAGTCACTGATCTGCCGGCGGGCCTGAACCATCACTGGACCAAAAACATCGTGGCCAACCGTGACGGGTCGAAACTCTATGTCACGGTGGGCTCCAACAGTAACGTCGGCGAAAACGGGCTTGAGGCGGAAGAGGGCCGAGCCGCCATTTGGGAAGTCGACGTCAAGAGCGGGCAGAAACGCCTGTTCGCCAGCGGCCTGCGCAACCCCAACGGGCTGATCTGGAAACCGGGCAGCGATGAGCTGTGGACCGTGGTCAACGAGCGCGACGAAATCGGCAGCGACTTGGTGCCTGACTACCTCACGTCGGTGAAAGACGGGGCGTTCTATGGTTGGCCGTGGAGCTATTACGGCAATCATGTCGACAGCCGCGTGCAGCCGTCGCGTCCTGACATGGTCGCCAAAGCCATCGCGCCGGATTATGCGCTGGGCACCCATGTGGCACCGTTGGGCCTGACGTATTCCGATGCCCGAGGCATGCCACAAAACTTTGCCGAGGGTGTATTCGTCGGTGAGCACGGCTCGTGGAACCGCAATCCGCAGGCGGGTTATAAGGTGGTCTTCATTGGCTTCAAGGATGGTCAGCCTTCGGGGATGCCGGTGGACTTCCTGACCGGCTTCCTGAATGCCGATGGCGAGGCGCAAGGTCGGCCGGTGGGCGTGATCCTGGACAAGCAAGGGTCGTTGCTGGTGGCCGACGATGTGGGGAACCGGGTCTGGCGTGTGAGCCATGGTCGGTAG
- a CDS encoding histidine phosphatase family protein — protein sequence MHINDPNAPTLYLIRHGETDWNARRLLQGRQDIPLNEVGQGQAVVSGTCLKWLLPADASVDFIASPLSRTRQTMEIIRRQLGLDVADYRTDDRLIEINFGEWEGMDWQQIAERQPERFEARQADPLNFIPKDGENYPHVFERVGSLLKSLQRDTVLVAHAGVLRSCLALLTEVPDAEVPLLEIPQDQVLVIRGGKFAWMRVSLTADGRRGQ from the coding sequence ATGCATATCAATGACCCCAACGCTCCAACGCTCTACCTGATCCGACACGGCGAAACCGACTGGAACGCCAGGCGCCTGCTGCAAGGTCGCCAGGACATTCCACTTAATGAGGTCGGCCAGGGTCAGGCCGTGGTGTCAGGCACTTGCCTGAAGTGGTTGTTGCCAGCGGATGCATCCGTGGACTTCATCGCTAGCCCGTTGAGCAGAACCCGACAGACCATGGAGATCATTCGCCGGCAACTGGGCCTGGATGTGGCGGACTACCGCACTGACGACCGCCTGATTGAAATCAATTTTGGTGAGTGGGAAGGCATGGACTGGCAGCAGATTGCCGAGCGTCAGCCTGAACGCTTCGAGGCGCGTCAGGCCGACCCGCTGAATTTCATCCCCAAGGACGGCGAGAACTACCCCCACGTGTTTGAACGCGTCGGCAGCCTGCTGAAGTCGCTGCAGCGCGATACCGTATTGGTGGCTCATGCGGGCGTGCTACGAAGCTGCCTGGCGCTGTTGACTGAGGTGCCCGACGCCGAAGTCCCCTTGCTGGAGATTCCTCAGGATCAGGTGCTGGTGATTCGTGGCGGCAAATTTGCCTGGATGCGGGTCAGCCTGACGGCAGACGGCCGTCGCGGTCAGTGA
- a CDS encoding ammonium transporter, with protein sequence MENVQSAVDTLVHSTNTLFILIGAVMVLAMHAGFAFLEVGTVRQKNQVNALSKILSDFAVSTLAYFFIGYWISYGVSFLQPAAVLATDHGYSLVKFFFLLTFAAAIPAIISGGIAERARFAPQLCATVLIVAFVYPFFEGMVWNGNFGLQSWLRNTFGASFHDFAGSVVVHAMGGWLALAAVMLLGARNGRYRDGKLVAYPPSSIPFLALGSWILIVGWFGFNVMSAQTLDGVSGLVAVNSLMAMVGGTAAALLVGRNDPGFLHNGPLAGLVAVCAGSDLMHPVGALATGVIAGALFVWCFTAAQVRWKIDDVLGVWPLHGLCGVWGGIACGIFGQTALGGIGGVSLISQLIGSAVGVLIALAGGFLVYGVIKLCLGLRLSQEQEYYGADLSIHKIGAVSHD encoded by the coding sequence ATGGAAAATGTTCAAAGTGCTGTGGACACCCTCGTCCACAGTACCAATACCCTGTTCATTCTGATCGGCGCTGTGATGGTTCTCGCCATGCACGCCGGTTTCGCCTTTCTTGAAGTCGGCACCGTCCGGCAGAAGAATCAAGTCAACGCACTGTCGAAAATCCTCAGTGATTTTGCGGTGTCGACCCTGGCGTACTTCTTCATTGGCTACTGGATTTCCTACGGCGTGAGCTTCCTGCAGCCTGCAGCGGTCCTGGCCACCGATCACGGTTATAGCCTCGTCAAGTTTTTCTTCCTGCTGACCTTCGCTGCGGCGATCCCCGCGATCATTTCCGGTGGTATCGCCGAGCGTGCGCGGTTCGCCCCGCAATTGTGCGCAACGGTGTTGATCGTGGCGTTTGTCTATCCCTTCTTCGAAGGGATGGTGTGGAATGGCAATTTTGGCCTGCAGTCGTGGTTACGAAACACGTTTGGGGCCAGCTTCCATGATTTCGCCGGCTCCGTGGTGGTGCACGCCATGGGCGGCTGGCTCGCATTGGCGGCGGTGATGTTATTGGGGGCGCGCAACGGCCGTTATCGCGATGGCAAACTGGTCGCGTATCCGCCCTCCAGCATTCCTTTTCTCGCTCTGGGGTCTTGGATTCTCATCGTCGGCTGGTTCGGTTTCAACGTGATGAGCGCCCAGACGCTGGACGGCGTGAGCGGCCTGGTGGCGGTCAACTCATTGATGGCGATGGTGGGCGGCACGGCGGCGGCCTTGCTCGTCGGTCGCAATGACCCCGGGTTCTTGCACAACGGACCGTTGGCAGGTCTGGTGGCGGTCTGCGCGGGTTCCGACCTGATGCACCCGGTCGGCGCCCTGGCCACCGGCGTTATCGCCGGTGCGCTGTTCGTCTGGTGTTTCACGGCCGCGCAGGTGCGCTGGAAAATCGACGATGTGCTGGGCGTCTGGCCGCTGCACGGCCTCTGTGGTGTGTGGGGCGGTATTGCTTGCGGCATCTTTGGCCAGACAGCGCTCGGGGGAATCGGCGGGGTCAGTCTGATCAGTCAACTGATCGGCAGCGCAGTGGGCGTGCTTATCGCGCTGGCAGGCGGGTTCCTTGTTTATGGCGTGATCAAGCTGTGCCTGGGGCTGCGATTGAGTCAGGAGCAGGAGTATTACGGCGCCGACCTGTCGATCCACAAGATCGGTGCCGTCAGCCACGATTGA
- a CDS encoding DUF883 family protein: MARPSAEKAQDILMADFQTLVADTEKLLAHTASLAGDQADVLRDQINESLLRARETLALAEETLRERGKEAVVATEEYVQNNPWQSVGIAAGVGFLLGLLATRR, translated from the coding sequence ATGGCTCGCCCATCAGCAGAGAAAGCCCAGGACATTTTGATGGCAGACTTCCAGACACTGGTTGCCGACACGGAAAAACTGCTGGCGCACACGGCCTCCCTCGCCGGCGATCAAGCTGACGTACTGCGCGATCAAATCAACGAAAGTCTGCTGCGCGCCCGCGAAACGCTGGCCCTTGCCGAAGAAACCCTTCGCGAGCGCGGGAAGGAAGCGGTCGTTGCGACCGAAGAATACGTTCAGAACAACCCATGGCAGTCCGTCGGCATTGCCGCCGGTGTCGGGTTCCTTCTGGGCCTGCTGGCCACAAGGCGCTGA